In Buchnera aphidicola (Schlechtendalia peitan), one genomic interval encodes:
- a CDS encoding TerC family protein, which translates to MEFFLDPSSWAGLLTLVILEVVLGIDNLVFIAILSEKLPPCSQDKARLIGLSLALIMRLSLLSLMSWMVTLTSIIISNKYFSLSGRDLILLIGGFFLLFKATVELHERLDNNVHKDENNKHYAGFWTVVIQIVILDAVFSLDSIITAVGIVNNLPIMMLAVIIAMTIMLFSSKALTNFINLHQTVVVLCLSFLLMIGFGLVSEALGFVIPKGYLYSAISFSIIIELFNQIARRNFIRHQSCRPMRQRAAEAILRLMVRDQFKNSKEMHINDNTEKKSQHISSDIGDFKEEEKYMINGVLTLAVRSIRSIMTPRSEISWVNVEQPISKIRMQLLDTPHSLFPVCQGKLDEIIGMVRAKELLVAIENKIDVAKFSSNTPPIIIPDTLDPINLLGVLRRSKGSLVIVTNEFGVVQGLITPLDVLEAIAGEFPDADETPDIIAEKDSWLVKGSTDLHSLQQFLNTTKLIKKKESYASLAGLLISQKGQLPTSGETINIPPLKFYIVEATQYRINLVRITKNNTT; encoded by the coding sequence ATGGAGTTTTTCTTAGATCCATCGAGCTGGGCAGGTTTATTAACACTGGTTATATTAGAAGTAGTATTAGGTATCGATAACTTAGTGTTTATAGCTATCTTGTCAGAAAAATTACCACCATGTAGCCAAGATAAAGCTCGTTTAATTGGATTAAGTTTAGCACTCATAATGAGATTAAGTTTGCTTTCGTTAATGTCATGGATGGTCACTCTAACGTCCATAATAATTAGTAATAAATATTTTTCTCTTTCGGGGCGTGATTTAATATTATTAATTGGTGGTTTTTTTTTATTGTTTAAAGCAACGGTAGAACTACACGAACGATTAGATAATAATGTACATAAAGACGAAAATAATAAACACTATGCTGGATTTTGGACTGTAGTAATTCAAATTGTTATTTTAGATGCTGTTTTTTCTTTAGATTCTATTATTACTGCTGTTGGAATAGTTAATAATTTACCAATTATGATGCTTGCAGTAATTATTGCTATGACTATAATGTTATTTTCTTCTAAAGCTTTAACAAATTTTATTAATTTACATCAAACTGTAGTAGTTTTATGTTTAAGTTTTTTATTAATGATAGGATTTGGTTTAGTATCAGAAGCGTTAGGATTTGTTATACCAAAGGGATATTTATATTCTGCAATAAGTTTTTCTATTATTATAGAGTTGTTTAATCAAATTGCACGTCGAAATTTTATTCGACATCAATCTTGTCGTCCTATGCGACAAAGAGCTGCAGAAGCTATATTAAGATTAATGGTTCGAGATCAATTTAAAAATTCTAAAGAAATGCATATAAACGATAACACAGAAAAAAAATCCCAACATATTTCTTCAGATATTGGAGATTTTAAAGAAGAAGAAAAATATATGATTAATGGTGTACTAACATTAGCAGTGCGTTCTATTAGAAGTATAATGACGCCTAGAAGCGAAATTTCTTGGGTAAATGTAGAACAGCCTATTTCTAAAATTCGCATGCAATTGTTAGATACCCCTCACAGTTTATTTCCTGTTTGTCAGGGGAAATTAGATGAAATAATAGGAATGGTCCGAGCTAAAGAATTATTAGTAGCAATCGAAAATAAAATAGATGTAGCAAAATTTTCTTCTAATACTCCTCCAATAATTATACCAGATACTCTTGATCCAATTAATTTACTTGGAGTGTTAAGACGTTCTAAAGGAAGTTTAGTGATTGTTACTAATGAATTTGGTGTAGTACAAGGGTTAATTACTCCACTAGATGTTTTAGAGGCTATTGCTGGTGAATTTCCTGATGCAGATGAAACTCCTGATATTATTGCTGAAAAAGATAGTTGGCTAGTAAAGGGGAGCACAGATTTACATTCTTTACAACAATTTTTAAATACTACAAAACTAATTAAAAAAAAAGAAAGTTATGCTTCTTTAGCTGGTTTACTAATCTCTCAAAAGGGTCAGTTACCTACTTCAGGAGAAACTATTAATATCCCTCCTCTTAAGTTTTATATTGTAGAAGCCACACAATATCGTATTAATTTAGTAAGAATTACTAAAAATAATACAACCTAA
- the tsaB gene encoding tRNA (adenosine(37)-N6)-threonylcarbamoyltransferase complex dimerization subunit type 1 TsaB codes for MSKTILAFDSSMSNCSISLLYKNYIYNNNRICNKNQTKYILPMIQTILKKNSLHLNEIDIIAISKGPGNFIGTRTTIAIAQGLSLGLNIPIIALSTTLIIAEQAFRMFNANRVLIILKINNTEMYVIKYIKNKKNYWNNKKSKRIFNIEETVKILYTLKQKWIVIGNNLELFSENIYKNLIFKHIDFPKSEFIISLYLSHKRYRKHTTFHTILPIYFKKILFK; via the coding sequence ATGTCTAAAACTATCTTAGCGTTTGATTCTTCAATGTCTAATTGTTCTATCTCATTATTATATAAAAACTATATTTATAATAATAATAGAATTTGTAATAAAAATCAGACTAAATACATTTTACCTATGATACAAACAATATTAAAAAAAAATTCTTTACATTTAAATGAAATAGATATTATAGCTATTTCTAAAGGCCCAGGAAATTTTATAGGCACCAGGACTACAATAGCCATTGCTCAGGGTCTATCATTAGGATTAAATATTCCTATTATTGCATTATCTACTACCCTAATTATAGCTGAACAAGCTTTTAGGATGTTTAATGCAAATCGAGTATTAATTATTTTAAAAATTAATAATACTGAAATGTATGTAATAAAATATATAAAAAATAAAAAAAATTACTGGAATAATAAGAAATCAAAACGAATATTTAACATCGAAGAAACAGTAAAAATACTCTATACTTTAAAACAAAAATGGATAGTAATTGGAAATAATTTAGAACTATTTTCAGAAAATATTTATAAAAATTTAATATTTAAACATATTGATTTTCCAAAATCAGAGTTTATTATTTCTTTGTATTTATCGCATAAAAGATATCGAAAACATACAACTTTTCATACAATACTTCCAATTTATTTTAAAAAAATATTATTTAAATAA
- the minE gene encoding cell division topological specificity factor MinE, translated as MALLDFFLSRRKNTASVAKERLQIIVAERRKKDNEPNYLPELKKEILQVICKYIKVDPEMISVQLDHRGEDISILELNVTIPE; from the coding sequence ATGGCTTTATTAGATTTTTTTTTATCTCGACGAAAAAACACTGCCAGCGTAGCTAAAGAAAGATTACAAATTATTGTTGCTGAACGCAGAAAAAAAGATAATGAACCAAATTATTTGCCTGAGTTAAAAAAAGAGATTTTACAAGTAATTTGTAAATATATTAAAGTAGATCCTGAAATGATTTCAGTTCAGCTAGATCATAGGGGCGAAGATATTTCTATATTAGAATTAAATGTTACTATTCCTGAGTAA
- the minD gene encoding septum site-determining protein MinD, translating into MTRIIVVTSGKGGVGKTTSSAALATGFAQKGKKTIVIDFDIGLRNLDLIMGCERRVVYDFINVINGDVHLNQALIKDRRTENLFVLPASQTKDKNSLTKLGINKVFKELIDMNFEIIICDSPAGIESGAILAIYFADEAVITTNPEISSIRDSDRILGIIASKSYRSKNKHDPIKEHLLLTRYNPIRVQHGEMLSTQDVVDILRIPLVGVIPEDSSVLKASNKGESVILYPTSNAGQAYSDTVDRLLGKDTPFRFIKIEKKSFLKRLFRR; encoded by the coding sequence ATGACGCGTATTATTGTAGTAACGTCAGGTAAAGGAGGTGTAGGAAAAACTACTTCTAGTGCAGCTTTAGCAACAGGTTTTGCACAGAAAGGGAAAAAAACAATAGTTATTGATTTTGATATAGGCTTACGAAATTTAGATTTAATTATGGGTTGTGAACGTAGAGTAGTTTATGATTTTATTAATGTTATTAATGGAGATGTTCACTTAAATCAAGCATTAATTAAAGATAGAAGAACAGAAAATTTATTTGTTTTACCAGCATCGCAAACTAAAGATAAAAATTCATTAACTAAGTTAGGTATTAACAAAGTTTTTAAAGAACTCATTGATATGAACTTTGAAATCATTATTTGTGATTCTCCTGCTGGAATAGAATCGGGAGCAATTTTAGCTATATATTTTGCAGACGAAGCTGTTATTACTACAAATCCAGAAATTTCTTCCATAAGAGATTCTGATCGAATTTTAGGAATTATCGCATCAAAATCATATCGTTCAAAAAATAAACACGATCCTATAAAAGAGCACTTATTATTAACTCGATATAATCCTATTAGAGTACAACATGGAGAAATGTTAAGTACCCAAGACGTTGTAGATATTTTAAGAATACCATTAGTTGGAGTTATTCCTGAAGATTCTTCTGTTTTAAAAGCGTCTAATAAAGGGGAATCTGTTATTTTATATCCTACTTCTAATGCAGGACAAGCATATTCTGATACTGTTGATCGTTTATTAGGAAAAGATACCCCATTTCGATTTATAAAAATAGAAAAAAAAAGTTTTTTAAAACGATTGTTTAGGAGATAA
- the minC gene encoding septum site-determining protein MinC has translation MKIFSLELQESNFKILVLYLRTNSTILISQELNKKISISPNAFKNLPIIIDIEKVSNIENWNIIKDIINSFNLHIIGVSNCQNDNLKQLIKKSGLPILKKIENISNKFHLYKSNYNNYAINNNKKTKIIDFPIRSGQKIYANNSDLIIISHVSSGAEIIADGNIHIYGNMRGRVLAGANGDMTSQIFCMKFFAELVSISGEYLLSDQFYPNFIGKSVRIYIQNKKLNILKID, from the coding sequence ATGAAAATTTTTTCGTTAGAATTACAAGAAAGTAATTTTAAAATTTTAGTCCTTTATTTAAGAACTAATTCAACTATATTAATATCTCAGGAATTAAATAAGAAAATTTCAATTTCTCCTAACGCTTTTAAAAATTTACCAATAATAATTGATATAGAAAAAGTTTCTAACATAGAAAATTGGAATATTATAAAAGACATAATAAATTCATTTAATTTGCACATTATAGGGGTTAGTAATTGTCAAAATGATAATTTGAAACAATTAATTAAAAAATCTGGATTGCCAATTTTAAAAAAAATTGAAAATATTTCAAATAAATTTCATTTATATAAATCAAATTATAATAATTATGCTATAAATAATAATAAAAAAACTAAAATTATTGATTTTCCTATTAGATCTGGTCAAAAAATTTATGCTAATAATTCTGATTTAATTATTATTAGTCATGTTAGTTCAGGAGCAGAAATAATAGCTGATGGTAATATTCATATTTATGGAAATATGAGAGGTAGAGTATTAGCAGGTGCTAATGGGGATATGACAAGTCAAATATTTTGTATGAAATTTTTTGCAGAATTAGTTTCTATTTCAGGAGAATATTTATTAAGTGATCAATTTTATCCAAATTTTATAGGAAAAAGCGTAAGAATTTATATACAGAATAAAAAATTGAATATTTTAAAGATTGACTGA
- the rsmC gene encoding 16S rRNA (guanine(1207)-N(2))-methyltransferase RsmC gives MFKKKIFISGNVYSTLYLNKLYQNSIIWIQKLSNWIEFNRFKYNIEFLLLAKKETIINSDIILYFWPYSKCEAIFHLKYIFSLVPKDSSIFLVGENKSGINTIQNLLNKWILFKKIDSAKHCSLFFGKIHLRPKFKFNTFIFSNIYKNVNIKTIPGVFSYNKIDVGSQLLISTFTNSITGDILDIGCGSGILSILLAKFSNKVKLTLVDTNIAALKSSKLTLKSNNITGNVLLSDVYSNVYKKFDLIISNPPRHKNSKTNLNCIQEIIKNSVQYLKKNGEIRIVVNSHISCHKFFKNTFTYYNVLKKEKNFTIYQAYKKNKIK, from the coding sequence ATTTTTAAAAAAAAAATTTTTATATCAGGTAATGTATATAGTACACTATATTTAAATAAACTATATCAAAATTCAATAATATGGATCCAAAAACTTAGTAATTGGATTGAATTTAATCGATTTAAATATAACATAGAGTTTCTTTTACTAGCAAAAAAAGAAACAATCATAAATTCTGATATCATACTATATTTTTGGCCATATAGTAAATGTGAAGCTATATTTCATTTAAAATATATTTTTTCTTTAGTTCCTAAAGACAGTTCCATTTTTTTAGTAGGAGAAAATAAAAGCGGAATAAATACAATTCAAAACTTATTAAATAAATGGATACTTTTTAAAAAAATAGATTCCGCAAAACATTGTTCCTTATTTTTTGGAAAAATACATTTGCGACCTAAATTTAAATTTAATACTTTTATATTTAGCAATATATATAAAAATGTTAATATAAAAACTATACCAGGGGTATTTAGTTACAATAAAATTGATGTAGGTTCTCAGTTATTAATATCAACATTTACAAATTCAATTACGGGAGATATACTTGATATAGGATGCGGTTCAGGAATTTTATCAATATTATTAGCTAAGTTTTCTAATAAAGTTAAACTAACATTAGTAGATACAAATATAGCAGCATTAAAATCAAGCAAATTGACGTTAAAAAGTAATAATATTACAGGAAATGTATTACTAAGCGATGTTTATTCAAATGTTTATAAAAAATTTGACTTAATTATTTCTAATCCTCCTCGACATAAAAATTCGAAAACAAATCTAAATTGTATACAGGAAATTATTAAAAATTCAGTGCAATACTTAAAAAAAAATGGTGAAATAAGAATTGTTGTTAATTCTCATATATCTTGTCATAAATTTTTCAAAAATACCTTTACATACTATAATGTTTTAAAAAAAGAAAAAAACTTTACAATATATCAAGCATATAAAAAAAATAAAATAAAATAA
- the murJ gene encoding murein biosynthesis integral membrane protein MurJ: MNILKPLLSLSVITFFSRILGFVRDALIAYIFGASELTDSFFLAFKIPNLFRRIFTEGLFSQVLIPTLLEYKNFYNIKIVQSFFSNLLGCMIIFLSIFTILGIFFSPEIVSVIAPGLNRNSYKFHLTIELLKIIFPYIFFISLGSLMGSILNAWNYFFIPACSPILLNTSIIIFITFFSSYFEASIFALAWAILFGGLIQLVYQIPILKKINILTFPKFNINNVRLKIVFKKMGIIIMGISTSQISVIINTIFSSFLVTGSISWMYYSDRLIEFISGIFGVSLGTILLPVLSNSIINTNIKEYHKILDWSLRIGCLIAIPSAISLAILSKAIIIVLFRYGNFSIYDVTMTKNILELYSIGLIPLVLIKILLPGFYSNNDFKSPVVISIFILILTQLMNFYLLPHFQQNSFALSISIASWIHFSFLYLKLLKNKFFFPTSGWLIFLGKIFVSSTVMIGVLFFSLSVISDWNTMSIISKIFQLLLICLLSGFSYLITLFILGFRLRHFSFIISNNN, from the coding sequence ATGAATATTTTAAAACCATTATTATCACTAAGTGTTATAACGTTTTTTTCTAGAATTTTAGGATTTGTACGAGATGCACTTATTGCATATATATTTGGAGCTTCAGAATTAACAGACTCTTTTTTTTTAGCGTTTAAAATTCCAAATTTATTTCGAAGAATTTTTACAGAAGGTTTATTTTCTCAAGTTCTTATTCCTACTTTATTAGAATATAAGAATTTTTATAATATTAAAATTGTACAAAGTTTTTTTTCAAATCTATTAGGCTGTATGATTATTTTTTTAAGTATTTTTACAATTTTGGGAATATTTTTTTCACCAGAAATAGTGTCGGTAATTGCACCTGGATTAAATAGAAATTCTTATAAATTTCATTTAACAATAGAGTTACTTAAAATTATTTTTCCGTATATATTTTTTATCTCTTTAGGATCATTAATGGGATCAATTTTAAATGCTTGGAACTATTTTTTTATACCTGCTTGTTCTCCGATTTTATTAAATACAAGTATAATAATTTTTATTACATTTTTTTCATCCTATTTTGAAGCATCTATTTTTGCTTTGGCATGGGCAATTTTGTTTGGGGGATTAATTCAATTAGTTTATCAAATTCCAATTTTAAAAAAAATCAATATTTTAACATTTCCAAAATTTAATATTAATAATGTAAGATTAAAAATAGTTTTTAAAAAGATGGGTATAATTATTATGGGAATTTCTACTAGTCAAATTTCAGTAATTATAAATACTATTTTTTCTTCATTTTTAGTTACTGGATCTATATCTTGGATGTATTATTCTGATAGATTAATAGAATTTATTTCTGGTATTTTTGGAGTATCTTTAGGAACTATTCTTCTACCTGTATTATCTAATAGCATAATTAATACAAATATAAAAGAATACCACAAAATATTAGATTGGTCACTCCGAATAGGATGTTTAATAGCTATCCCTAGTGCTATTTCTTTAGCAATTTTATCCAAAGCAATAATTATTGTATTGTTTCGATATGGAAATTTTTCAATTTACGATGTTACTATGACAAAAAATATTTTAGAATTATATTCTATTGGATTAATTCCATTAGTTTTAATAAAAATTTTGTTGCCTGGTTTTTATTCTAACAATGATTTTAAAAGCCCTGTAGTAATTTCTATTTTTATACTGATTTTAACACAATTAATGAATTTTTATTTGTTACCACATTTTCAACAAAATAGTTTTGCTTTATCTATTAGTATTGCATCTTGGATTCATTTTTCATTTTTATATTTGAAATTATTGAAAAATAAGTTTTTTTTTCCTACGTCTGGTTGGTTAATTTTTTTAGGAAAAATTTTTGTTTCTTCTACAGTTATGATAGGTGTTTTATTTTTTAGTCTAAGCGTTATTTCTGATTGGAATACAATGTCAATAATATCCAAAATATTTCAATTATTATTGATTTGTTTATTATCTGGTTTTAGTTATTTAATAACACTTTTTATATTAGGATTTCGTTTGCGTCATTTTTCATTTATTATATCTAATAATAATTAA
- the pyrC gene encoding dihydroorotase, protein MIKLKKITIKKPDDWHVHFRSGKILKEIVKYTSDIYQRAMIMPNLRIPITTIQFGKNYKKNIVNVLKKGSTFQPFITCYLTENTNPNDIEYAFYNKIFFAAKLYLKNSTNCSKQGIININSINHVLERMQKIGMPLLIHGEIVDKNIDIFDREKIFIDTILVKLHKNFPELKIVLEHISTKESVDYIKSTNKNLGATITPHHLLYNRSDMLSKGIKPHLYCLPILKSKIHQSALKTVITSGNKKFFLGTDSAPHYSYKKENHCGAAGIFNALSSLSIYTEIFENMNALNHLESFCSKNGALFYSLPENKDTITLVKKKWKVPKKIFIGKKFIIPFLAGKIMKWSINN, encoded by the coding sequence ATGATTAAATTAAAAAAAATCACTATAAAGAAACCAGATGATTGGCATGTTCACTTTAGAAGTGGGAAAATTTTAAAAGAAATAGTAAAGTACACCAGTGATATCTATCAAAGAGCCATGATTATGCCAAATTTACGTATTCCTATTACTACTATACAATTTGGAAAAAACTATAAAAAAAATATTGTGAATGTTTTAAAAAAAGGATCTACTTTTCAACCGTTTATAACTTGTTATTTAACTGAAAATACTAATCCTAATGACATTGAATATGCTTTTTACAATAAAATATTTTTTGCTGCAAAATTATATCTTAAAAATAGTACTAATTGTTCTAAACAAGGAATTATTAATATTAATTCTATAAATCACGTATTAGAACGTATGCAAAAAATAGGGATGCCACTACTAATTCATGGCGAAATAGTTGATAAAAATATTGATATATTTGATAGAGAAAAAATTTTTATTGATACAATTTTGGTTAAATTACACAAAAATTTTCCAGAACTAAAAATTGTTTTAGAACACATTAGTACAAAAGAATCAGTAGATTATATAAAATCTACAAATAAAAACTTAGGAGCTACAATTACTCCTCATCATCTATTGTACAATAGAAGTGACATGTTATCTAAAGGTATTAAGCCGCATTTGTATTGTTTACCCATACTGAAATCTAAAATACATCAAAGTGCTCTTAAAACAGTTATAACTAGTGGAAACAAAAAATTTTTTTTAGGCACTGACAGTGCACCTCATTATTCTTATAAAAAAGAAAATCATTGTGGAGCAGCAGGTATCTTCAACGCACTATCATCATTATCAATATATACAGAAATATTTGAAAATATGAATGCTTTAAACCATTTGGAATCCTTTTGCTCAAAAAATGGTGCATTATTTTATTCATTACCGGAAAATAAAGATACTATTACATTAGTAAAAAAAAAATGGAAAGTACCAAAAAAAATTTTTATTGGAAAAAAATTTATTATTCCATTTCTAGCTGGAAAAATTATGAAATGGTCAATAAATAACTAG
- the flgA gene encoding flagellar basal body P-ring formation chaperone FlgA translates to MIFKIRILLISLYFITFSIKAHMLPEQLIDFLKQHNHSISKNVSITLYNNIPSKKWLTCAYPKFVLLDIIKRSQLTNIKVICGKSYQFLQVELNVKGKYLVAAKDIKKGEKINSSDVSIKYGYLNKVPLDTCFRKRDMLNTISTKDIKKNEFITKSSFRPVWLIKLNQKVIITLKDSGFTIISAGKSTNNAYKGEQVIVELENGKKISGIAYDKNNVVVDV, encoded by the coding sequence ATGATTTTTAAGATACGTATATTATTAATTTCATTGTATTTTATTACTTTTTCAATTAAAGCTCACATGTTGCCGGAACAACTCATTGATTTTTTAAAACAACATAATCATTCTATTTCTAAAAATGTAAGTATTACTTTATATAATAATATTCCTTCAAAAAAATGGCTAACATGTGCTTATCCTAAATTTGTTTTATTAGATATTATAAAACGTTCACAGTTAACTAATATAAAAGTTATTTGTGGAAAATCTTATCAATTTTTACAAGTAGAACTTAATGTTAAAGGTAAATATTTAGTAGCTGCTAAAGATATTAAAAAAGGAGAAAAGATAAATAGTTCAGATGTTTCTATTAAATATGGATATTTAAATAAAGTTCCATTGGATACATGTTTTAGAAAACGTGATATGCTCAATACAATAAGCACAAAAGATATTAAAAAAAATGAATTTATAACTAAATCTTCATTTCGCCCAGTATGGTTAATTAAATTAAACCAAAAAGTAATAATTACACTTAAGGATTCAGGATTTACAATTATTTCAGCAGGAAAATCAACTAATAATGCCTATAAGGGTGAGCAAGTAATAGTAGAATTAGAAAATGGAAAAAAAATATCTGGAATAGCATATGATAAAAATAATGTTGTTGTTGATGTATAA
- the flgB gene encoding flagellar basal body rod protein FlgB, whose protein sequence is MFNKINEAFDLNVYLLNLYSRRQELLASNIANIETPNYTPSDINFFETFQKLTKKKTCQPISNLYITSAKHIPISDSKKLNNNNEIIDKDYIIRKNKTDIDTEKVNFIKNSLLYQMNIVILNSKFKNIMNVLKG, encoded by the coding sequence ATGTTTAATAAAATAAATGAAGCATTTGATCTTAACGTATATTTATTAAATTTATATTCGCGTCGGCAAGAACTATTAGCTTCTAATATTGCAAATATTGAAACACCCAATTATACACCATCAGATATAAATTTTTTTGAAACATTTCAAAAATTAACAAAAAAGAAAACTTGTCAACCAATAAGTAACTTATACATAACTTCTGCAAAACACATTCCTATTTCAGATAGCAAAAAATTAAATAATAATAATGAAATTATAGATAAAGATTATATAATAAGAAAAAACAAAACAGATATAGATACTGAAAAAGTAAATTTTATAAAAAATAGTTTATTATATCAAATGAATATTGTTATTTTAAACAGTAAATTTAAAAATATTATGAACGTTTTAAAAGGATAA
- the flgC gene encoding flagellar basal body rod protein FlgC: MSLLNIFDIANSAMIAQSKKMQIHASNLANSDSLTSKNGKLHPYIAKKVILEFDNTKKSIFGGVKVKEIIENTTPLKKIYNPNSPIADSKGFSEISNVNIVTETISAIAASRAYQANLEILNTAKTMFLKMLTIGQ, translated from the coding sequence ATGTCTTTATTAAACATATTTGATATTGCAAATTCAGCAATGATCGCGCAATCTAAAAAAATGCAAATACACGCTAGTAATTTAGCGAACTCTGATAGTTTAACTAGTAAGAATGGAAAACTTCATCCATATATAGCTAAGAAAGTTATTTTAGAATTTGACAACACAAAAAAGTCTATATTTGGTGGAGTAAAAGTTAAAGAAATAATAGAAAATACAACACCTTTAAAAAAAATATACAATCCAAATAGTCCTATTGCTGATTCTAAAGGATTTTCAGAAATTTCTAATGTTAATATAGTTACTGAAACTATTAGCGCTATAGCGGCATCAAGAGCTTATCAAGCTAATTTAGAAATATTAAATACTGCAAAAACTATGTTTTTAAAAATGTTAACCATAGGACAATAG
- a CDS encoding flagellar hook-basal body complex protein, translating into MKPEIYIAMMSAQKILDNQGILANNLANASTIGFKSELLSRSIVSDNKNYEQNTYLSHAQYDQTQGLFKHTMQPLDFSIKDENGWLMVTRENNSIAYTKNGHLKINEKRQLTSQNNIVMGERGPIIIPKYSNIRILSDGTIKIIQDNAKIDKKLDKIKLVNIDIKDLLYSDSGLYCTNNKTIVDSILKNHYNVKIIPETLEDSNVNLSENIVNMISDARKFDIQMKLLSHYDENAQLINKFLNINN; encoded by the coding sequence ATGAAACCTGAAATATACATAGCTATGATGTCTGCACAAAAGATACTCGATAATCAAGGAATATTAGCAAATAATTTAGCTAATGCATCAACAATAGGATTTAAGTCAGAATTATTATCTCGAAGTATTGTATCAGACAATAAAAATTATGAACAAAATACATATTTATCTCATGCACAATATGATCAAACACAAGGTTTGTTTAAACATACAATGCAACCATTAGATTTTTCTATAAAAGATGAAAATGGATGGTTAATGGTAACAAGAGAAAATAATAGCATAGCTTATACTAAAAATGGACATTTAAAAATAAATGAAAAAAGACAGTTAACAAGTCAAAATAACATAGTAATGGGGGAAAGAGGGCCTATAATCATACCAAAGTATTCTAATATAAGAATTCTTTCTGATGGAACAATAAAAATAATACAAGATAATGCTAAGATAGATAAAAAATTAGATAAAATAAAGTTAGTTAACATTGATATAAAAGATTTACTATACAGCGATAGCGGATTATATTGTACGAATAACAAAACAATAGTTGATTCAATACTTAAAAACCATTATAACGTAAAAATAATACCAGAAACATTAGAAGATAGTAATGTTAATTTATCTGAAAACATTGTAAACATGATTTCTGATGCTAGAAAATTTGATATTCAAATGAAACTTTTATCACATTATGACGAAAATGCACAACTTATCAACAAATTTTTAAATATTAATAATTAA